One window of the Paenibacillus beijingensis genome contains the following:
- a CDS encoding nitroreductase family protein translates to MSNTFFDAIRHRRSIYAISKEAVISDEKIQEIVEEAVKHTPSSFNSQSSRVLVLLGEQSDKFWDLTTETLRVVTGGGEGFASTEEKMAAFRSGYGTILFFEDESVVRGLQEKFPSYEANFPIWSNQSNGMLQLVVWTALEAEGLGASLQHYNPLVDEQVKKEWSVPENWKLIAQLPFGKPVAPAGEKQFQPISERVKVSK, encoded by the coding sequence ATGTCCAATACGTTTTTTGATGCGATCCGTCATCGCCGTTCCATTTATGCAATAAGCAAGGAAGCTGTTATTTCCGATGAGAAAATTCAGGAAATTGTCGAAGAAGCCGTTAAACATACGCCGTCCTCGTTCAACTCCCAAAGCTCGCGTGTTCTTGTGCTGCTTGGCGAGCAATCGGATAAGTTCTGGGATTTGACTACAGAAACGCTGCGCGTTGTAACCGGCGGAGGCGAAGGATTCGCTTCTACGGAAGAAAAAATGGCCGCTTTCCGCAGCGGCTACGGCACGATTCTGTTCTTCGAGGACGAGAGCGTTGTCCGCGGTCTGCAGGAGAAATTTCCGTCGTACGAAGCGAACTTCCCAATCTGGTCAAACCAATCGAACGGCATGCTGCAATTGGTCGTTTGGACGGCTCTCGAAGCCGAAGGTTTGGGCGCATCGCTTCAGCACTACAACCCGCTCGTGGACGAGCAAGTGAAAAAAGAATGGAGCGTTCCGGAAAACTGGAAACTGATTGCTCAATTGCCGTTCGGCAAACCGGTTGCTCCGGCAGGCGAGAAACAATTCCAGCCGATCAGCGAACGTGTGAAAGTTTCCAAGTAA
- a CDS encoding YwbE family protein, which translates to MEGMIRSALKPGMEVDIVLKQDQRTGKRTRGVVKNILTNSPNHPHGIKVRLEDGQVGRVKQIYAPGSIS; encoded by the coding sequence ATGGAAGGAATGATTCGTTCGGCTCTTAAGCCCGGAATGGAAGTCGACATCGTGCTCAAACAGGATCAACGGACCGGTAAAAGGACGCGCGGCGTCGTCAAAAATATTTTGACCAATTCGCCCAATCATCCGCACGGCATTAAAGTGCGTCTTGAGGACGGCCAGGTGGGACGCGTCAAGCAAATTTACGCTCCCGGCAGCATCTCCTAG
- a CDS encoding DEAD/DEAH box helicase encodes MSSAFTAMGIRPELAQTLQNNGIVKPTPVQEEAIPVVLGGRDVIVQAQTGTGKTLAFTLPILEKINTNKTYTQALILTPTRELAIQITSELAKLAPAVGASVLAAYGGQDVDAQIRKLNNAAPHIIVATPGRLLDHLRRETVSLIGIKTLVLDEADQMLHMGFLTEVETVLGHCSDKRQTLLFSATMPDAVRQLASRYMASPADIRIQSANVTVDNIAQLVVETTDRMKQQTLLRLLELYRPYLAVVFCRTKIRAKKLNEALLEAGVLTDELHGDLTQAKRETVMKRFRSAKLQVLVATDVAARGLDVEGVTHVFNYDMPHDSEGYIHRIGRTGRAGQSGMAITLATPRDRGDLLQLEQKIRAKLDRRPMSEFGVGSAGAGASAGERDEPRGGRGSRGAGGAKAGAGRGGRSGGTRGAGGARGAGGAQGASRGRRAGGESRVGTEREAAAPGFRREAAAGARRGGRGSREAGGAADAHDVWRTDRPGTRGSRGAGGGASGERRGRTAGRGAGNASAHGEAERGRSGGRGSFGAKPAAKSATRTSREGGRGQGTNQKPGGGRGRRGR; translated from the coding sequence ATGTCATCGGCATTTACGGCGATGGGCATCCGTCCAGAACTTGCCCAAACTTTGCAAAATAACGGCATTGTGAAGCCGACCCCCGTGCAGGAAGAAGCGATTCCGGTCGTTCTCGGCGGACGCGACGTGATCGTGCAGGCTCAAACGGGAACCGGCAAAACGCTCGCCTTTACCCTTCCGATTCTGGAAAAAATCAATACCAACAAGACGTATACCCAGGCGCTCATTTTGACGCCGACCCGGGAGCTCGCCATCCAGATTACGTCCGAGCTGGCCAAACTGGCTCCGGCCGTCGGCGCTAGCGTGCTTGCCGCCTACGGCGGTCAGGATGTGGATGCGCAAATCCGCAAGCTGAACAATGCGGCGCCGCACATCATCGTGGCGACGCCGGGAAGGCTGCTCGACCATCTGCGGCGCGAGACGGTGTCGCTCATCGGCATCAAGACGCTTGTGCTCGACGAAGCCGACCAAATGCTGCATATGGGCTTCCTGACCGAAGTCGAAACGGTGCTCGGCCATTGCTCGGACAAGCGGCAGACGCTGCTGTTCTCGGCGACGATGCCGGACGCGGTGCGGCAGCTCGCTTCCCGCTACATGGCTTCCCCGGCCGATATCCGCATACAAAGCGCGAACGTAACCGTAGACAATATCGCGCAGCTTGTTGTGGAGACGACGGACCGGATGAAGCAGCAGACGCTGCTCCGCCTGCTGGAGCTGTACCGCCCTTATTTGGCCGTCGTATTCTGCCGCACGAAAATCCGCGCCAAGAAGCTGAACGAAGCGCTGCTCGAGGCCGGCGTATTGACCGACGAACTGCACGGCGATTTGACCCAGGCGAAGCGGGAGACGGTTATGAAGCGGTTCCGCAGCGCGAAGCTGCAGGTGCTGGTGGCGACCGATGTGGCGGCGAGAGGATTGGACGTGGAAGGCGTTACGCACGTGTTCAACTATGATATGCCGCACGACTCCGAAGGGTACATACACCGGATCGGCCGGACGGGCCGCGCCGGACAAAGCGGCATGGCCATTACGCTTGCGACACCGCGAGACCGCGGCGATTTACTGCAGCTGGAGCAGAAAATCCGCGCCAAGCTGGACCGCCGGCCGATGAGCGAATTCGGCGTCGGCAGCGCAGGAGCAGGCGCCAGCGCGGGTGAGCGGGATGAGCCGCGCGGCGGGCGCGGTTCGCGAGGTGCCGGCGGCGCGAAAGCCGGCGCGGGACGCGGCGGACGCAGCGGCGGAACGCGCGGGGCCGGCGGGGCGCGAGGGGCCGGCGGCGCACAAGGCGCTTCGCGCGGCAGACGCGCGGGCGGTGAGAGCCGGGTGGGCACGGAGCGCGAAGCGGCTGCGCCTGGGTTCCGGCGCGAGGCGGCTGCAGGCGCCCGCCGCGGCGGCCGTGGAAGCCGTGAGGCAGGCGGCGCAGCGGACGCGCATGACGTGTGGCGCACCGATCGCCCGGGCACGCGCGGAAGCCGCGGCGCAGGCGGCGGCGCATCCGGCGAGCGGCGCGGGCGCACCGCGGGACGCGGCGCAGGCAATGCGTCCGCGCACGGCGAAGCGGAACGCGGACGCAGCGGCGGGCGCGGCTCGTTCGGCGCGAAACCAGCGGCCAAGAGCGCTACCCGGACCAGCCGCGAGGGAGGACGCGGTCAGGGCACCAATCAGAAGCCAGGCGGCGGCAGAGGCCGCCGGGGCAGATAA
- a CDS encoding CD3324 family protein, translating to MNYKNGKEVLPPSLLKELQKYIEGELVYIPKKTSHRAAWGELSGSRLMIQSRNEDIYRCYMTGLSFAELERKFHLSVESIRKIVLKMRAAAVVQVECEGAVGRK from the coding sequence TTGAACTACAAAAATGGAAAAGAAGTGCTTCCCCCTAGTCTGCTGAAAGAGCTGCAGAAGTATATCGAGGGCGAGCTTGTTTACATTCCGAAAAAAACGTCTCATCGCGCCGCATGGGGCGAGTTGAGCGGTTCGAGGCTGATGATTCAAAGCCGCAATGAAGATATTTACCGCTGCTACATGACGGGCCTCTCGTTTGCGGAGCTGGAACGGAAATTCCATCTGTCGGTGGAAAGCATCCGCAAAATCGTGCTCAAAATGCGCGCGGCAGCCGTCGTGCAGGTGGAGTGCGAAGGCGCCGTCGGCAGGAAATGA
- a CDS encoding IMP dehydrogenase, which yields MAYYYEEASRTFSEYLLVPNLTTKQCTPANVDLKTPISKFKRDEQPEIELNIPFTSAVMQAVSDDRMAVALAQNGGLAFLFGSQSIESQAEMVRKVKGYKAGFVVSRSNLTPDHTLQDVLDLKELNGHSTVAVTEDGTPTGKLLGIVTSRDYRISRDKLDKPVREFMTPFSSLIYGKAGLSLKEANDLIWEHKLNTLPVIDENQRLTHLVFRKDYDRNKEYPNELLDGNKRYRVGAGINTKDYLNRVPALVEAGVDVLVIDSSDGYSEWQADTVKYVKENFNVKIGAGNVVDREGFLYLVQSGADFIKVGIGGGSICITREQKGIGRGQASAVQEVVKARDEYFEETGVYIPICSDGGIVHDYHVTLALAMGADFVMLGRYFARFDESPTKKLKVGGNFVKEYWGEGSNRARNWERYDTGGKQTLLFEEGVDSYVPYAGSLKENLDKTLGKIKSTMCNCGSLSIAELQRKARITLVSATSLVEGGAHDVILKENTSFSAD from the coding sequence GTGGCTTATTATTATGAGGAAGCGTCGCGGACGTTTAGTGAATATTTGCTCGTTCCCAATCTGACAACGAAACAATGCACACCCGCAAATGTCGATCTGAAAACCCCTATTTCCAAATTCAAGCGCGACGAACAGCCGGAAATCGAACTGAACATACCGTTTACATCGGCGGTCATGCAGGCCGTTTCCGACGACCGGATGGCTGTGGCGCTCGCCCAGAACGGGGGCCTCGCTTTTCTGTTCGGGTCCCAGTCGATCGAATCGCAGGCCGAAATGGTACGCAAAGTAAAAGGGTACAAGGCGGGCTTTGTCGTCAGCCGCTCCAACCTCACCCCCGATCATACGCTGCAGGATGTGCTGGATTTAAAGGAGCTCAACGGGCATTCCACCGTTGCGGTGACCGAAGACGGGACTCCTACAGGCAAGCTGCTCGGGATCGTGACGAGCCGGGATTACCGGATTTCCCGGGATAAGCTCGATAAGCCGGTGCGCGAGTTTATGACTCCGTTCTCCTCGCTCATCTATGGCAAAGCCGGTCTTTCGCTGAAAGAAGCGAACGATCTGATCTGGGAGCACAAGCTTAACACGCTGCCCGTCATTGACGAGAATCAGCGTCTGACGCATCTTGTATTCCGCAAAGATTACGACCGCAACAAGGAATACCCAAACGAGCTTCTGGACGGCAATAAGCGATACCGCGTCGGGGCGGGCATCAATACGAAGGACTATTTGAACCGCGTACCCGCGCTTGTCGAAGCAGGCGTTGACGTGCTCGTTATCGACTCCTCCGACGGTTACTCCGAGTGGCAGGCCGATACCGTCAAATACGTCAAAGAGAATTTCAATGTCAAAATCGGAGCCGGCAACGTCGTTGACCGGGAAGGGTTCCTGTACCTCGTGCAATCCGGCGCCGATTTCATCAAAGTCGGCATCGGCGGCGGTTCGATCTGTATCACCCGCGAGCAGAAAGGCATCGGGCGCGGACAAGCTTCGGCTGTGCAGGAAGTCGTGAAAGCCCGCGACGAATATTTCGAAGAAACGGGCGTCTATATTCCGATCTGCTCCGACGGAGGCATCGTGCATGACTATCATGTGACGCTGGCGCTGGCGATGGGCGCCGACTTCGTCATGCTGGGACGGTACTTCGCACGCTTCGACGAAAGCCCGACCAAAAAGCTGAAGGTCGGCGGCAATTTCGTGAAGGAATATTGGGGCGAAGGCTCCAACCGCGCACGCAACTGGGAACGGTACGATACGGGCGGCAAGCAAACGCTGCTGTTCGAGGAAGGCGTCGATTCCTACGTCCCTTACGCGGGCAGCCTGAAGGAAAATCTGGATAAGACGCTCGGCAAAATCAAATCCACGATGTGCAACTGCGGATCGCTCTCGATCGCGGAGCTGCAGCGCAAGGCGCGCATTACGCTCGTTTCGGCAACCAGCCTGGTCGAAGGCGGCGCGCACGACGTCATTTTGAAGGAAAATACTTCATTCTCGGCAGATTAA
- a CDS encoding SMP-30/gluconolactonase/LRE family protein: MKRPWKRTLGKVLLYGLASLVLIIAFFLFVFPSPIDPVSWKPQPIPEAKGVYEQNQLLRDAELLAGGKLFHPEDIAFDSEGHLYTGTQDGTIHRIRLNANGKAESVEPFAETGGYPLGLQFDRAGNLISAVKDVGVVSVDRDGKVTLLTDRVGDSPIHYADELDIAKDGTIYFSDASTKFDYGWPFDTLEGTPNGRLISYNPATKETRVLAEGFYFANGVVLSPEEDYLLINETSRYQITRYWLKGEKANTTDVFAENLPVLPDNLSVDDEGHYWTGGNLRTPLLDSLQQNAFIKRQFAKLPFSFLRGIPARENNRYGYVIQLSPNGEVIRTYHDPGGEKVHSISSVERRGDDLFIGTVFGEAIANYKLQ; encoded by the coding sequence TTGAAACGACCCTGGAAAAGAACGCTTGGAAAAGTATTGCTGTACGGACTGGCTTCTTTGGTGCTGATCATCGCCTTCTTTCTCTTCGTATTTCCTTCGCCTATCGATCCGGTATCATGGAAGCCGCAGCCGATTCCGGAAGCAAAGGGCGTTTATGAACAAAATCAATTGCTGCGGGACGCCGAGCTTCTCGCCGGCGGGAAATTGTTCCATCCGGAAGATATCGCTTTCGATTCGGAGGGTCATTTGTACACGGGCACTCAGGACGGCACCATTCATCGAATCCGCTTGAACGCAAACGGGAAGGCGGAAAGCGTCGAACCGTTCGCCGAAACCGGCGGATATCCTTTAGGACTTCAATTCGACCGTGCCGGGAATTTGATTTCCGCCGTTAAAGACGTGGGCGTCGTATCCGTCGATCGGGATGGAAAGGTGACTTTATTGACCGATAGAGTCGGGGATTCTCCGATCCATTACGCCGATGAATTGGATATTGCGAAGGACGGCACCATTTATTTTTCGGACGCCAGCACGAAGTTCGATTATGGCTGGCCATTCGATACGCTGGAAGGGACGCCTAACGGCAGGTTAATCAGCTACAATCCGGCGACCAAAGAGACGAGAGTGCTTGCTGAGGGTTTCTATTTCGCAAATGGAGTCGTTTTATCCCCCGAGGAAGATTACTTGCTCATTAACGAAACGTCCCGATATCAAATCACGAGGTATTGGCTGAAAGGCGAGAAGGCAAATACCACGGATGTATTCGCCGAAAACTTGCCGGTATTGCCGGATAATCTATCGGTCGACGACGAAGGCCATTATTGGACCGGGGGTAACTTGCGCACTCCGCTCCTGGACTCACTCCAGCAGAACGCCTTCATAAAACGGCAATTCGCCAAACTTCCGTTTTCCTTCTTGCGGGGAATTCCGGCTCGGGAAAATAACCGGTACGGCTACGTCATTCAATTGTCTCCGAACGGGGAAGTGATCCGTACTTATCATGATCCGGGCGGTGAAAAGGTTCACTCGATCAGTTCCGTGGAACGAAGAGGAGATGATCTGTTCATCGGCACTGTGTTCGGCGAAGCGATTGCCAATTATAAGCTTCAATGA
- a CDS encoding TetR/AcrR family transcriptional regulator, with product MPKPKSDSKERLIEAASRLFSQQGYQATGLSQIVEESGAARGSVYFLFPDGKEGIAVEAIKQSSEQMRQLLNATSEPCSTISEWLRRICDVISARLQASGFRRGSPFAAVTMDAVNDESSRLGQVCHKAYEEWIQDTATILNQKFGVEEERASVLATSAISAIEGALILSRAKQSTEPLTLVTRMLIEWVESKMDEGTSA from the coding sequence GTGCCTAAACCGAAATCGGATTCGAAGGAGCGCCTGATCGAAGCGGCCTCCCGATTATTCTCGCAGCAAGGCTACCAAGCGACCGGCTTGTCGCAAATCGTGGAAGAAAGCGGTGCCGCTCGCGGTTCGGTCTACTTTCTGTTTCCCGATGGAAAAGAGGGGATTGCCGTTGAAGCGATCAAGCAGTCCTCAGAGCAAATGCGGCAATTGCTTAATGCCACATCCGAACCGTGCAGCACGATTTCGGAATGGCTTCGCCGAATATGCGACGTCATCTCCGCAAGACTTCAGGCTTCCGGATTCCGCAGAGGATCCCCTTTTGCGGCGGTAACTATGGATGCCGTTAACGACGAATCCTCGCGATTGGGGCAAGTTTGTCATAAAGCTTATGAAGAATGGATTCAGGATACGGCAACCATTTTAAATCAAAAATTCGGCGTGGAAGAAGAGCGGGCATCGGTGCTCGCCACATCGGCTATAAGCGCAATTGAGGGGGCATTGATCCTTAGCCGGGCTAAGCAGAGCACGGAACCTCTTACTCTTGTTACCCGAATGCTGATTGAATGGGTGGAAAGCAAGATGGATGAAGGCACGTCCGCATGA
- the fabF gene encoding beta-ketoacyl-ACP synthase II has translation MERVVITGMGVVTPLGNDVETFWNRLVAGESGISGIDTFDVSRQKAAIAGLVRNFDADGVIGRKEARRMDRFCQFAVAAAEQAAADANLKLDETDRERVGVYVGSGIGGLQTLIDNEALLLSKGPARVSPTLVPMMISNIAAAQISIRFGTYGPTLSPVTACSIGNTAIGEAFRLIRGGDADVVFAGGAEAAVTELSLASFGNATALSLRNDEPSRASRPFDAGRDGFVMAEGAGIVVLESLAHAQRRGARVLAEVIGYGASSDAYHMVATHPDGRGAYQAMRTALRSADIEPSDVDVISAHATSTQLGDLSETRAIKSLFGEEAYRIPVTANKSMTGHMLGAAGGVEAVALVQSLREGMIPPTINLEQPDPECDLDYVPHKARRAEPRIGISNSFGFGGHNAVIVLKKYEE, from the coding sequence ATGGAAAGAGTGGTCATAACGGGGATGGGGGTTGTCACTCCGCTCGGCAACGATGTGGAGACGTTTTGGAACCGTCTGGTGGCAGGGGAATCCGGCATCAGCGGCATCGATACGTTTGACGTATCCCGGCAAAAAGCGGCGATTGCCGGGCTTGTGCGGAATTTCGACGCGGACGGCGTGATCGGCCGCAAGGAAGCGCGAAGAATGGACCGGTTCTGCCAATTCGCCGTTGCGGCGGCGGAGCAGGCCGCGGCGGATGCGAATTTGAAGCTGGATGAGACGGACCGCGAACGGGTCGGCGTTTATGTCGGCTCGGGGATCGGCGGGCTGCAAACGCTGATCGACAACGAGGCGCTGCTGCTCAGCAAAGGACCGGCGCGCGTCAGCCCGACCTTGGTGCCGATGATGATCTCCAACATCGCGGCGGCGCAAATCAGCATCCGGTTCGGAACGTACGGTCCGACCTTGTCGCCGGTAACCGCCTGTTCGATCGGCAATACGGCGATCGGCGAAGCGTTCCGTCTCATCCGCGGCGGTGATGCGGATGTCGTGTTCGCCGGCGGGGCGGAAGCGGCCGTTACCGAATTGTCGCTGGCGAGCTTCGGCAACGCGACAGCATTATCTTTGCGCAATGATGAGCCGTCCCGCGCAAGCCGGCCGTTCGATGCCGGACGCGACGGGTTCGTCATGGCGGAGGGAGCCGGCATTGTCGTGCTTGAATCATTGGCGCATGCGCAGCGGCGCGGAGCGCGTGTCCTTGCGGAAGTAATCGGCTATGGGGCCAGCTCGGATGCTTACCATATGGTCGCGACCCATCCGGATGGACGCGGCGCCTATCAGGCGATGCGAACCGCTTTGCGCAGTGCGGACATTGAACCCTCCGATGTCGATGTGATCAGTGCGCACGCGACAAGCACCCAGCTCGGGGATCTGTCCGAAACCCGGGCAATCAAGAGCTTGTTCGGAGAAGAAGCTTACCGTATTCCGGTCACGGCCAATAAATCGATGACCGGACATATGCTCGGAGCGGCAGGCGGCGTCGAAGCGGTAGCGCTCGTCCAAAGCTTGCGGGAAGGAATGATCCCGCCGACGATCAATCTGGAGCAGCCCGATCCGGAATGCGATCTCGATTATGTTCCGCACAAGGCGCGCAGGGCCGAGCCGCGGATCGGCATCTCGAACTCATTCGGCTTCGGCGGTCACAATGCGGTCATCGTACTGAAGAAGTACGAGGAGTAA
- a CDS encoding helix-turn-helix transcriptional regulator produces MNTQTRLQALSAFLKSQRAKLTPQSVGLPEGTRRRTPGLRREEVAQLAGVSSTWYTWLEQGRDIQASHSVLGSIASALRLNGDERKYLFALASGSGTVTPPPSDEPLPQIMPPLQKMIRELRYCPAIITDRRYQIVGWNAAAACVFLDFEQIPPEERNMIRLLFARKELRRLAVNWDHFISGFLAIFRAYYGQYVEDEWYERFLAEMRGLHAEFDPLWNDSRANRAPDVVLEFRHAKAGKMLFHLASLQVHGSADLRCSVYTPAEDSLTESKLKRLMENMERKP; encoded by the coding sequence ATGAACACGCAAACCCGATTGCAGGCATTGTCTGCGTTTCTTAAATCGCAGCGGGCCAAGCTGACGCCCCAATCCGTCGGATTGCCGGAGGGGACCCGCCGCAGAACGCCCGGCCTTCGGCGGGAGGAGGTTGCGCAGCTGGCCGGCGTCAGCAGCACGTGGTACACGTGGCTGGAGCAGGGACGGGACATTCAAGCTTCTCACTCCGTGCTCGGTTCAATCGCTTCCGCATTGCGGCTGAACGGCGATGAGCGCAAATATTTGTTCGCCCTCGCTTCCGGCAGCGGCACGGTCACGCCTCCGCCTTCCGATGAGCCTCTGCCGCAAATCATGCCGCCGCTGCAAAAAATGATCCGCGAGCTTCGCTACTGCCCGGCAATCATCACGGACAGGAGATATCAGATCGTCGGCTGGAACGCAGCCGCCGCATGCGTCTTTCTCGATTTCGAGCAGATCCCGCCTGAGGAGCGGAACATGATCCGGCTGCTGTTCGCCCGCAAGGAATTGCGCCGCCTGGCGGTCAATTGGGATCATTTCATCAGCGGGTTTCTGGCGATTTTCAGAGCTTATTACGGCCAATATGTGGAGGATGAATGGTATGAGCGGTTTCTGGCGGAAATGAGAGGGTTGCACGCCGAATTCGATCCGTTATGGAACGACAGCAGGGCCAACCGCGCTCCGGATGTCGTGCTGGAGTTCCGGCATGCGAAAGCGGGCAAGATGCTGTTCCATCTCGCATCGCTGCAGGTGCACGGAAGCGCCGACCTGCGCTGCAGCGTCTATACGCCCGCCGAGGACTCCCTGACTGAAAGCAAACTGAAACGTTTAATGGAAAACATGGAGCGTAAACCGTGA
- a CDS encoding N-acetylneuraminate synthase family protein, with amino-acid sequence MTITKNAFICIGTTCIGEKSNPFIIAEIGNNHNGSVELAKKLVDHAKAAGADCAKFQMRHMTSLYRNDGNADDASEDLGTQYTLDLLSRNQLNDEDLFAVFDYCHEVGIIPLCTPFDPTSLNKLEKYGMTAYKLASADLTNHELIKEMAKTGKPLICSTGMSAESEIIETVQLLKKLQTPYVLLHCNSTYPAPFKDINLNYLDRLRKIGDCPVGYSGHERGIHVAVAAVAKGAKVIEKHITLDKNMEGSDHKVSLLPHEFATMVQGIREVQQALGASTERKVTQGELMNRENLAKSLVINRDLKSGEIIRQDMIEVKSPGRGLQPNLKDKLIGMRAKRDFKKGDFFFSMDLTHEVIRPRPFEFGRPWGVPVRYHDFQNFTKLSNPDLLEFHLSYKDMDVDFNPYFNASYDMDYVVHSPELFAGDFILDLGSTDEEYRKRSVRELQRVIDITRGLKRYFRRASRPLIVTNAGGFTVDAPLWPEQRKPLYDLVVQSLSELDMDGVEIIPQTMPPFPWHFGGQRYHNLFMDPDEIVEFCTRNGYRVCLDTSHSKLTCNYFNLRYKSFIDKVGPFAAHLHIVDASGTDGEGLQIGEGDIDFASLAEDLDRCAPHASFIPEIWQGHKNDGEGFWHALKQLEKWF; translated from the coding sequence ATGACGATTACGAAAAACGCTTTTATTTGTATCGGTACAACCTGTATCGGCGAAAAATCAAACCCCTTTATTATCGCAGAAATCGGCAATAACCATAACGGAAGCGTCGAATTGGCCAAGAAGCTGGTCGATCATGCCAAAGCGGCAGGCGCGGACTGCGCGAAGTTTCAAATGCGCCATATGACCAGCCTGTACCGCAACGACGGAAATGCCGATGACGCGAGCGAGGACTTGGGCACGCAGTACACGCTTGATCTGCTGTCGCGCAATCAATTAAACGACGAAGATCTGTTTGCCGTTTTTGATTATTGTCATGAAGTCGGCATTATACCGCTATGCACGCCGTTTGATCCGACAAGCTTAAACAAGCTGGAGAAGTACGGAATGACCGCCTATAAGCTGGCATCCGCCGACTTGACCAACCATGAGCTGATCAAGGAAATGGCCAAAACCGGAAAGCCGCTTATTTGTTCGACCGGCATGTCGGCCGAAAGCGAAATTATCGAAACGGTCCAATTATTAAAGAAGCTCCAGACGCCGTATGTACTGCTGCACTGCAATTCCACCTACCCCGCCCCATTTAAAGACATTAATCTTAATTATTTGGACCGTCTGCGCAAGATCGGAGATTGCCCTGTCGGTTATTCCGGCCACGAACGCGGCATCCATGTCGCCGTTGCGGCCGTCGCCAAAGGCGCCAAAGTAATCGAAAAGCATATTACGCTCGATAAAAATATGGAGGGCAGCGATCATAAAGTGAGCCTGCTTCCGCATGAATTCGCAACGATGGTTCAAGGTATCCGCGAAGTTCAGCAGGCGCTTGGAGCTTCAACAGAACGCAAAGTTACGCAGGGCGAACTGATGAACAGAGAAAACCTTGCCAAAAGCTTGGTCATTAACCGCGATTTGAAGAGCGGAGAGATCATCAGGCAGGACATGATTGAAGTGAAAAGCCCCGGCCGCGGACTGCAGCCGAACCTGAAGGACAAACTGATCGGCATGCGGGCAAAACGGGATTTTAAAAAAGGCGACTTTTTCTTCTCGATGGATTTGACCCATGAAGTGATTCGGCCGAGACCGTTCGAATTCGGGCGTCCTTGGGGAGTTCCGGTCCGCTATCATGACTTTCAAAACTTTACGAAGCTGTCAAACCCGGATTTGCTGGAATTTCATTTGAGCTATAAAGATATGGATGTCGATTTTAACCCGTATTTCAATGCCTCGTACGATATGGATTATGTCGTGCACAGTCCCGAGCTGTTCGCGGGCGACTTCATCTTGGACTTGGGTTCCACGGATGAAGAGTACCGCAAACGTTCCGTACGGGAGCTGCAAAGAGTTATCGATATTACGCGCGGCTTAAAGCGCTATTTCCGCCGTGCGAGCCGCCCGTTGATTGTCACCAATGCAGGCGGATTCACCGTGGATGCCCCGCTGTGGCCCGAGCAGCGCAAACCGCTTTACGATTTGGTCGTGCAAAGCTTGTCCGAGCTGGACATGGACGGGGTGGAAATCATCCCTCAGACGATGCCGCCGTTTCCTTGGCATTTTGGCGGGCAGCGCTATCATAACTTATTTATGGACCCGGATGAAATTGTCGAGTTCTGCACCCGGAACGGTTACCGGGTATGTCTGGATACGTCGCATTCCAAGCTGACATGCAATTACTTTAACCTGCGCTATAAGTCATTTATCGATAAGGTGGGGCCTTTTGCCGCCCATCTCCACATCGTGGACGCGAGCGGAACCGACGGGGAGGGGCTGCAAATCGGTGAAGGCGACATCGATTTTGCTTCTCTGGCCGAAGACTTGGACCGCTGCGCTCCGCACGCTTCCTTCATTCCGGAAATTTGGCAAGGACACAAAAATGATGGAGAAGGGTTTTGGCACGCGCTCAAGCAATTGGAAAAATGGTTCTAA